In Pseudomonas rhizosphaerae, one DNA window encodes the following:
- a CDS encoding LLM class flavin-dependent oxidoreductase — MTSRKLKLGALTMGCGGPGRHNLWLDPELPADASVNVDWYIDIAQQAEAALFDLMFIVDSQFITPGSPSHYLNRLEPLTLLSALAVTTRHLGLVGTLTTSYNSPYNVARRLASLDLISKGRAGWNVVTSGDAGTAGNYSRDEHFDYDTRYGRAAEHVQVVQGLWNSYEEDAFVRDRQTGQFLDASKLHALNHTGEHFSVVGPLNIQRSPQGQPVIFQAGDSEQGRELGAATADVVFTHAASIEQGQTFYRDIKGRAARLGRDPEQLLVMPGAEIHVGDTDEHAREIERHYHEVDHSFELALKEFGRNFGWHDFSQYDLDAPFPQESLEAARSSFFTAAKRIANQAQEKGFTLRQAVEFGRQLRPGAFVGSAETVARKMADWFETRAVDGFNIYIGHPSQFKRFTQEVVPLLQERGVYRTAYEGTTLRESLGLGIPGFVRTA; from the coding sequence ATGACGTCACGAAAGCTCAAACTCGGTGCCCTGACAATGGGCTGCGGCGGCCCAGGGCGGCATAACCTCTGGCTCGACCCCGAGTTGCCGGCTGATGCAAGTGTGAACGTCGACTGGTACATCGACATCGCGCAGCAAGCAGAGGCCGCGCTGTTTGACCTGATGTTCATCGTCGACAGCCAGTTCATCACGCCAGGCTCCCCCTCACACTATCTCAACCGTCTGGAACCGCTGACGCTGCTATCCGCGCTCGCGGTCACCACCCGACATCTGGGGTTGGTGGGCACGCTCACCACCTCCTACAACTCACCTTACAATGTCGCGCGCCGACTCGCGTCGCTCGACCTGATCAGCAAAGGGCGGGCAGGGTGGAACGTGGTCACCAGTGGCGACGCAGGGACCGCAGGAAACTACAGTCGCGACGAGCATTTCGACTACGACACCCGATACGGCCGAGCTGCAGAGCATGTGCAGGTCGTCCAGGGCCTGTGGAATTCCTACGAGGAAGATGCCTTCGTACGGGATCGGCAGACTGGACAGTTTCTCGATGCGAGCAAGCTGCATGCGCTAAACCATACGGGTGAACATTTTTCCGTGGTCGGCCCGTTGAACATCCAGCGCTCCCCGCAGGGGCAGCCCGTCATATTCCAGGCAGGCGATTCCGAGCAGGGCCGAGAACTGGGCGCCGCCACCGCCGATGTCGTGTTCACCCACGCGGCCAGCATCGAGCAGGGCCAGACGTTCTACCGCGATATCAAGGGGAGGGCGGCACGCCTTGGGCGAGATCCCGAGCAGCTATTGGTCATGCCAGGTGCCGAGATCCATGTAGGGGACACCGACGAGCACGCGCGTGAAATCGAGCGGCACTATCATGAGGTCGATCACAGTTTCGAGCTCGCACTCAAGGAGTTCGGTCGCAACTTCGGCTGGCACGACTTCAGCCAATACGATCTTGACGCACCTTTCCCCCAGGAAAGCCTCGAAGCCGCGCGCAGCAGCTTCTTCACGGCCGCCAAGCGGATCGCCAATCAAGCACAAGAAAAAGGATTCACGCTGCGCCAGGCCGTGGAATTCGGCCGGCAGTTGCGGCCGGGTGCATTCGTGGGATCAGCGGAAACGGTCGCTCGAAAGATGGCGGACTGGTTCGAGACGCGGGCGGTGGATGGGTTTAATATTTACATTGGGCATCCCTCGCAGTTCAAGCGGTTCACTCAGGAGGTTGTTCCGTTGCTGCAAGAGCGCGGGGTATACCGTACGGCTTACGAGGGGACGACGTTGCGGGAGAGTTTGGGGTTGGGGATTCCGGGGTTTGTTCGAACAGCCTGA
- a CDS encoding ABC transporter substrate-binding protein — translation MRYLKKLAIGVATSLLCLSASAQTLVVGDQSYNAQAVMEAAGVLNDLPYTLEWKQFTAGSPVAEALNVGSLDIGLLGDAPALFLGALGAPIKVIAVGRQSLDGVAILVSKNSPIRSIEDLKGKRAAVWKGSWSQQLLFTALDKAGVPRDSLDLRYLSALDASHALEGGSVDVIATWEPYVTQQERQGARVLATADGLIPAQSFIAANSKAIDPKRALISDFLQRLKKARDWTLQSPANTDAYADAWAKRTRADADISRAWFARARTTVEPLSPQAPIQAQKTVDFFASLGLVKAYPAASLFDDSFAASLQPAVAKAQP, via the coding sequence GTGCGTTACCTGAAAAAACTGGCGATCGGCGTGGCCACTTCCTTGCTCTGCCTCTCGGCGAGCGCGCAGACGCTGGTGGTGGGAGACCAGAGCTATAACGCACAGGCCGTCATGGAAGCGGCAGGCGTGCTGAATGACCTGCCTTACACCCTCGAGTGGAAACAATTCACTGCAGGGTCGCCCGTTGCGGAGGCCCTGAACGTCGGCAGTCTGGATATCGGCTTGCTCGGTGACGCGCCCGCTCTTTTTCTCGGCGCCCTGGGCGCCCCGATCAAGGTCATTGCAGTAGGTCGCCAGAGCCTGGATGGCGTTGCCATTCTGGTAAGCAAAAACTCACCGATACGCAGCATCGAAGATCTCAAAGGCAAGCGCGCTGCGGTCTGGAAAGGATCGTGGAGTCAGCAATTGTTATTCACTGCGCTGGACAAGGCGGGCGTTCCCAGAGACTCGCTTGACCTGCGCTATCTCAGTGCCCTGGATGCCTCCCATGCCTTGGAGGGTGGCTCAGTGGACGTAATCGCCACTTGGGAACCTTACGTTACCCAACAGGAAAGGCAGGGCGCCCGGGTCCTGGCAACGGCAGACGGGCTAATTCCTGCGCAAAGCTTCATCGCCGCCAATTCCAAAGCCATTGATCCCAAGCGTGCACTGATCAGCGATTTCTTGCAGCGATTGAAGAAGGCTCGCGACTGGACTCTGCAGAGCCCTGCCAACACGGACGCCTATGCCGACGCCTGGGCAAAGCGTACCCGCGCGGACGCCGACATCTCACGAGCCTGGTTCGCCCGTGCGCGAACCACCGTCGAGCCGCTGAGCCCACAAGCCCCCATCCAGGCCCAGAAGACCGTGGACTTCTTCGCCAGCCTGGGTCTGGTCAAGGCCTACCCTGCGGCGAGTCTGTTCGACGATTCCTTCGCAGCGTCGCTCCAGCCCGCTGTGGCAAAAGCTCAACCCTGA
- a CDS encoding acyltransferase family protein, with the protein MDATTVILLVYCVSLFIVSLLFSRLPVLTASTAARSSPLDALRGILATAVICHHFVVTYFWKTTGSWIPPESAVLNNLGAVPVSLFFMITGFLFFGKIYQRQPDFLDIFKSRVLRIMPLYVFVLIFVVLLSLFETGFAIITLKELGKEVFKWLVFSGGSFNGFIHSNIMTAGVHWTLRYEWLFYLTLPIIAALVNKVWYGQYSLASLLVFVVIGVGMMFGVVKPALLLLFVAGFIPVLIKRHFPQGIAYLAHPLVSVAAVLLMAYAMTLEAYSVLQIATLAVPFLILALGNDVFGLLASRGLKSLGEVSYSLYLTHGAVLYIAFSTLHLYSFENTELTDFVVYLPAILLTVAVVSYFTFNGVEKPFIKVRKPSIQQTAEFSRLQPAPER; encoded by the coding sequence ATGGATGCCACCACGGTCATCTTGCTTGTTTACTGCGTTTCCCTTTTTATTGTGAGCCTGCTGTTCTCTCGCCTGCCAGTGCTCACTGCCTCCACCGCGGCCCGTTCTTCACCACTTGATGCCTTGCGTGGCATCTTGGCGACGGCGGTTATCTGCCATCACTTCGTAGTCACTTATTTCTGGAAAACAACGGGTAGCTGGATCCCTCCTGAGAGTGCCGTGCTCAACAATCTCGGTGCTGTACCGGTATCGCTGTTCTTCATGATTACCGGTTTTCTGTTTTTCGGAAAAATATATCAGCGTCAGCCAGATTTTCTGGATATCTTCAAATCGCGAGTGCTGCGAATCATGCCGCTCTACGTGTTCGTGCTGATATTCGTGGTTCTATTGAGCCTGTTCGAAACGGGCTTTGCCATCATCACCCTGAAGGAACTGGGTAAGGAAGTTTTCAAGTGGCTGGTGTTTTCCGGCGGCTCGTTCAACGGTTTCATTCATAGCAACATCATGACCGCAGGGGTCCACTGGACATTGCGCTACGAGTGGCTGTTCTATCTGACGCTACCGATCATCGCCGCGCTGGTGAACAAGGTCTGGTACGGCCAGTATTCGCTGGCCTCGCTGTTGGTGTTCGTTGTCATCGGTGTCGGGATGATGTTCGGCGTCGTCAAACCCGCCTTGCTGCTGCTTTTCGTTGCCGGTTTCATTCCGGTACTCATCAAGCGTCATTTCCCCCAAGGCATCGCTTACCTGGCTCACCCGCTGGTCTCAGTTGCTGCCGTGTTGTTGATGGCCTATGCGATGACGCTGGAAGCCTATTCGGTACTTCAGATCGCCACGTTGGCCGTGCCTTTCCTGATCCTGGCGCTAGGCAACGATGTGTTCGGCCTACTGGCCAGCCGGGGCTTGAAATCCCTGGGCGAGGTGAGCTACAGCTTGTACCTGACCCATGGCGCGGTGCTGTACATCGCGTTTTCAACACTGCATTTGTATTCGTTCGAAAACACCGAGCTGACGGATTTTGTCGTCTACTTGCCTGCGATATTGCTTACCGTAGCGGTGGTGTCCTACTTCACATTCAACGGGGTGGAAAAACCGTTCATCAAAGTGCGCAAACCGAGTATTCAGCAGACCGCAGAATTTAGCCGATTGCAGCCAGCGCCGGAACGTTAG
- a CDS encoding XdhC family protein: protein MNSLDLQVVQQAQQWLEQGQSVCLCTVLSTYGSAPRGPGAMLVALADGRFCGSLSGGCVEDDFLERLGRNEFGPDNQVVRYGEGGLAPSLKLPCGGVLDVLVEQFVPGCEALEHFSLMLQALQGQQRIIRTVSLDTLNRTLDVCSTQDSTVHVSDRQIMIRIGAARRLLIAGLSPVAEFCASFAVSLGYEVIICDPRPELLAGFNLEGVKVIEQLPATFIANGGCHASTAVVALTHDPRLDDLTLLEAVRTPAFYIGAMGSQRTSEKRLERVRRIGGLDDETIGRISAPVGLRLGSKTPAEIALAVMADIVRVGNGVGRGAL from the coding sequence ATGAACAGTCTCGACCTCCAAGTCGTCCAGCAAGCGCAGCAATGGCTTGAGCAGGGACAATCCGTGTGCCTGTGTACCGTTCTGTCGACCTATGGCTCCGCGCCACGCGGGCCCGGTGCGATGCTGGTTGCCTTGGCAGATGGGCGTTTCTGCGGATCGCTGTCCGGCGGGTGCGTGGAAGATGATTTCCTGGAACGTCTTGGCCGTAACGAATTCGGGCCTGACAACCAGGTCGTTCGCTATGGGGAAGGGGGCTTGGCGCCGTCTTTGAAACTGCCCTGCGGTGGCGTCCTGGACGTCTTGGTTGAGCAGTTCGTCCCTGGCTGTGAGGCACTCGAACATTTTTCCCTGATGTTGCAGGCGCTCCAAGGCCAGCAGCGGATCATCCGCACGGTTTCTCTGGACACCCTTAACCGGACACTCGACGTCTGCTCTACACAGGATTCGACGGTCCATGTGTCCGATCGACAAATCATGATTCGCATCGGCGCAGCGCGGCGGCTATTGATAGCGGGGCTCTCGCCCGTCGCAGAGTTCTGCGCAAGCTTTGCCGTGTCTCTGGGTTATGAAGTGATCATCTGTGACCCTCGCCCCGAGTTGCTTGCTGGCTTTAACCTTGAAGGAGTCAAGGTCATCGAGCAACTACCGGCGACTTTCATCGCCAATGGCGGTTGCCACGCCAGTACCGCCGTCGTCGCGCTGACCCATGATCCTCGCCTGGACGACCTGACTCTACTTGAGGCGGTGAGAACGCCGGCGTTCTACATCGGCGCCATGGGATCGCAGCGCACCAGCGAGAAACGCCTGGAACGCGTGCGCCGCATCGGCGGACTGGATGATGAGACGATTGGGCGGATCAGCGCGCCCGTGGGCTTGCGGCTGGGCAGCAAAACCCCGGCGGAAATTGCCCTGGCCGTGATGGCTGACATTGTTCGGGTGGGTAATGGGGTGGGTCGAGGCGCGCTGTAG
- a CDS encoding AraC family transcriptional regulator: protein MGLIRLDVLETAALTRAFWHFLQPLSRPSMEEELVAHLVHPTDSIELQSSSSGNAEPLVTNDTRRLAQALSRWARSDGDHETPVPGLTLHRRHKLTMPLHCIYGLGLGLTVQGRKQVIVGEELMTYGPGQSMVTSIDMPVISNVIQASVAQPFLGMMLTFENALVVEIAERLQLSQRLKDETFKPLSVNDLDSGVLEALERLIALFDHPELLKSLAPLIKEEIIIRLMNGAHGPHMLHVVSAGSPRQNIDKAVAWLKLHYNEALRMDDLATIAHMSPSTFRQHFRTVTGMSPLQYQKQLRLQAARQLMYSENIDASSAGGLVGYESSSQFSREYSRLFGHPPQRDIKRMRVQ from the coding sequence GTGGGCCTGATCCGTTTGGATGTTCTTGAAACAGCTGCGCTGACTAGGGCGTTCTGGCACTTTCTTCAGCCTCTTTCCAGACCAAGCATGGAGGAAGAGCTTGTGGCTCACCTTGTACACCCCACCGATTCTATCGAGCTGCAAAGCAGCTCCTCCGGCAATGCCGAGCCGCTCGTGACCAATGATACCCGCAGGCTGGCCCAGGCCCTGAGCCGGTGGGCACGCAGCGACGGTGACCACGAAACGCCCGTACCTGGCCTCACGCTGCACCGCCGCCATAAACTCACCATGCCCCTGCACTGTATCTACGGTCTGGGCCTGGGCCTGACCGTGCAAGGGCGCAAACAGGTGATTGTCGGCGAAGAGCTGATGACCTATGGGCCGGGGCAATCGATGGTCACCAGCATCGATATGCCGGTGATTTCCAATGTCATCCAGGCCAGCGTTGCACAGCCTTTTCTGGGCATGATGTTGACCTTCGAGAATGCGCTGGTCGTCGAAATCGCCGAGCGGCTGCAGTTGTCGCAGAGGCTCAAGGACGAAACCTTCAAACCCTTGTCCGTAAATGATCTGGACAGCGGGGTGCTGGAGGCGCTCGAACGTCTGATTGCCTTGTTCGATCACCCCGAACTGCTTAAATCACTGGCGCCGTTGATCAAGGAAGAGATCATCATCAGGCTGATGAATGGCGCTCACGGGCCTCATATGCTTCATGTCGTCAGCGCGGGGTCGCCCAGGCAGAACATCGACAAAGCCGTCGCCTGGCTCAAACTTCATTACAACGAGGCGCTGCGCATGGATGATCTGGCGACCATTGCCCATATGAGCCCTTCCACTTTCCGACAGCACTTTCGTACCGTCACGGGAATGAGCCCCTTGCAGTATCAGAAACAACTGCGTCTGCAGGCTGCACGCCAGTTGATGTACAGCGAAAACATCGATGCCAGTAGCGCAGGCGGTCTGGTGGGCTATGAAAGTTCTTCCCAATTCAGTCGCGAATACAGCCGCCTGTTCGGCCATCCACCGCAGCGCGATATCAAGCGCATGCGGGTTCAATAA
- a CDS encoding NADH:flavin oxidoreductase/NADH oxidase: MASLFDPLAVKGVTLRNRIVASPMCQYQARDGLLNEWHQAHYTLLARGGAGLVIVEATAVAPEGRITPGDAGLWSNEHVPGFAAVAASIKAAGSVPGIQIGHAGRKAGCTPPWEGGAPLERFDPQAWTPVAPSPLPYVPGSDYVPAELTQDQILVTQQDFVDAAIRARQAGFEWLELHFAHGFLGQTFLSPQSNVREDQYGGPLENRARFLLETLKAVREVWPEHLPLTMRLGVTEFGENTHHSFSESLQLLKWAKEAGLDLVDVGLALACANDPVPWGPNFMVPYAERVRLETGLLVATSWMITDPKEADAFVREHKLDLVFFARTLLANPHWPFHAARELGIEKPEAVLPTPYAFWLQNWSA; the protein is encoded by the coding sequence ATGGCCTCACTTTTTGATCCGCTCGCCGTAAAAGGCGTCACGCTGCGTAACCGTATCGTCGCCTCGCCCATGTGCCAGTACCAGGCACGGGATGGACTGCTCAACGAATGGCACCAGGCCCACTACACCCTGCTGGCACGTGGCGGTGCGGGGCTGGTGATCGTCGAAGCCACCGCCGTAGCACCCGAAGGTCGAATCACGCCAGGCGATGCAGGCTTGTGGAGCAACGAACACGTACCTGGTTTTGCAGCCGTTGCCGCGTCGATCAAGGCGGCTGGCAGCGTTCCCGGCATTCAGATTGGGCATGCAGGCCGCAAGGCAGGCTGCACACCGCCCTGGGAAGGAGGCGCGCCGCTGGAACGCTTCGATCCGCAGGCATGGACACCGGTAGCCCCCAGCCCCCTGCCCTATGTGCCTGGCTCGGATTACGTACCGGCGGAACTGACTCAAGATCAGATCCTGGTGACTCAACAAGACTTCGTCGACGCGGCCATTCGTGCACGACAAGCCGGTTTCGAGTGGCTTGAACTGCACTTCGCACACGGCTTTCTCGGGCAAACGTTTCTGTCACCGCAATCGAACGTCCGTGAGGATCAGTACGGCGGTCCGTTGGAAAACCGTGCTCGATTTCTGCTCGAAACCCTGAAAGCGGTGCGGGAGGTGTGGCCGGAGCATCTGCCATTGACCATGCGCCTGGGCGTGACCGAATTCGGCGAAAACACACATCACTCGTTTTCCGAATCCCTGCAGCTTCTGAAGTGGGCAAAGGAAGCGGGGTTGGACCTGGTCGACGTAGGGCTGGCCCTCGCCTGCGCCAATGATCCGGTACCTTGGGGCCCTAACTTCATGGTTCCGTACGCTGAACGCGTGCGGCTGGAGACAGGCTTGCTGGTTGCGACGAGCTGGATGATCACGGACCCGAAAGAGGCTGACGCTTTTGTGCGTGAGCACAAGCTGGACCTGGTGTTCTTCGCTCGTACGCTATTGGCCAACCCACACTGGCCCTTCCACGCTGCTCGGGAGCTGGGGATAGAGAAACCCGAAGCGGTGCTGCCCACGCCCTATGCATTCTGGCTGCAGAACTGGTCGGCCTGA
- a CDS encoding alpha/beta fold hydrolase produces the protein MLPHSRQGHGAPTFVLMHYLGGSHRTWFPTLPYLDDEHHCVAIDTPGFGDAAHVEGYSVDAMVEHVDQCIRELGLTNCVLVGHSMTGKVAVVLASRRPDYLNGLVLVAPSPPGPQPMTDKDRDEQRAYAKTRAEAEEFVDESSTLRLPDDVREVAIADAQRVNLDAWRAWVDHGSREDWSARLGTIDYPVLLVCGELDEQVPGPEEQRRTTLAAFTHSTLEVIPNAGHLMPMQTPQALATLMLAFVKAQCGG, from the coding sequence ATGCTTCCACACAGCAGACAAGGCCACGGGGCGCCCACCTTCGTGCTGATGCACTACCTGGGTGGGTCCCACCGTACCTGGTTTCCTACTCTTCCCTATCTGGACGATGAACATCATTGCGTGGCGATCGATACGCCGGGATTCGGCGATGCGGCGCACGTCGAGGGTTACAGCGTCGACGCGATGGTCGAGCATGTGGACCAGTGCATCCGTGAGCTGGGCCTAACGAACTGTGTATTGGTAGGCCATTCGATGACAGGCAAGGTCGCCGTTGTTTTGGCGTCACGCCGGCCTGATTATCTGAACGGGCTGGTACTGGTCGCGCCCTCGCCTCCCGGCCCCCAGCCGATGACGGATAAAGACCGAGACGAGCAACGCGCTTACGCAAAGACACGCGCCGAGGCCGAAGAATTCGTCGATGAGTCCAGCACGTTGCGTTTGCCCGACGATGTCCGGGAAGTCGCTATCGCCGATGCCCAGCGCGTAAACCTCGATGCCTGGCGCGCCTGGGTCGATCACGGCAGTCGCGAAGATTGGAGTGCCCGATTGGGGACGATCGATTATCCGGTTCTTCTGGTCTGTGGCGAGCTCGATGAGCAGGTGCCGGGGCCTGAAGAGCAGCGCCGGACGACGCTGGCAGCCTTTACCCACAGTACGTTGGAAGTCATTCCCAACGCGGGCCATCTGATGCCGATGCAGACGCCTCAGGCGCTGGCGACGTTGATGCTGGCGTTCGTGAAAGCGCAGTGCGGCGGATGA
- a CDS encoding beta-glucosidase, whose product MVKLKRFSSKRQCCEWRGGSSRALWQARTPTVRMAHGKLAETVLPVRGHLGNWQFGIRLMKSTPLNSLHPTSSADAQALRAQAQRLVAEMSEDEKFSWLSGPMAIPVGDTPKPEGAIGSAAYYPGIPRLGIPAMQQADASLGISNIGNVRPGDHATGLPSSLALGASFNTRLAYESGALVGREARAKGFNVQLAGGINLVREPRCGRNFEYVSEDPVLSGVMGGHSVAGIQAQGVVSTVKHFIANGQETGRVMVSSNLSEPAMRESDLLAFQIAIELGSPGAVMPGYNLINGDYASENDFLLNHVLKGQWRYPGWVMSDWGATHSTVKAALAGLDVQSGANLDDQQYFGQALRDAVKDGRVPQSRIDDMVTRILTSLLAVGILDQDATESKPQPIDFSAHKLIAQRQAEEGIVLLKNDAGRLPILQKRKRILVIGEHADHGVLCGGGSSAVTPLGSLKKEGTTIMGVGVDKVYQPAPLVTAIAEESSAQEVSFIDGSDIDLAAFEAGRSDVVIVFAQEWRSEGLDAVGLGLPGNQDALISAVAAANSVTVVAIQSGGPVLMPWKDEVGAILAVWYPGSGAAAAIAGVLFGRVNPSGHLPLTFPASEAQLPRPEQIDPETTTSNPGMPRKGGIIPIDYDIEGSDVGYRWFEREQLKPLFPFGFGLSYTQYEISSLNVAYGDQIKASVQVMNSGKRAGKLVVQCYVAKLGDSGFVRRLAGFVKVDLEAGQHSIVELELEPQVFARYEEGPAEGCFKIGKGTYRVWAAQHAEAEDSYTDVVVQQDRLIAP is encoded by the coding sequence TTGGTTAAGCTGAAACGATTTAGTTCGAAACGACAGTGCTGCGAATGGCGCGGCGGATCGTCGCGTGCCTTGTGGCAAGCGCGTACGCCTACGGTGCGGATGGCCCATGGCAAATTGGCTGAAACGGTTCTTCCTGTCAGGGGTCACTTGGGTAACTGGCAATTCGGAATCCGTCTAATGAAAAGTACACCGCTGAACAGTTTGCACCCCACTAGCTCTGCCGATGCCCAAGCCTTACGCGCGCAGGCTCAGCGTCTGGTCGCCGAAATGAGCGAGGACGAGAAGTTTTCCTGGTTGTCCGGCCCGATGGCCATTCCCGTTGGGGATACGCCGAAACCGGAAGGTGCCATTGGCTCCGCCGCTTATTACCCTGGCATCCCGCGCCTGGGTATTCCGGCGATGCAGCAGGCTGACGCGAGCCTTGGTATCAGTAACATCGGCAACGTGCGTCCGGGCGATCACGCCACAGGCCTGCCCAGTTCCCTGGCCTTGGGCGCTTCTTTCAACACCCGACTGGCCTACGAAAGTGGCGCCCTGGTCGGTCGCGAAGCACGCGCCAAAGGCTTCAACGTGCAGTTGGCCGGCGGCATCAACCTGGTTCGCGAACCACGCTGTGGCCGAAACTTCGAATACGTCTCCGAGGATCCAGTGCTTTCCGGTGTGATGGGTGGCCACTCGGTTGCCGGCATCCAGGCGCAGGGCGTGGTGTCCACGGTCAAGCACTTCATCGCCAACGGCCAGGAGACGGGACGGGTGATGGTGAGCTCCAATCTGTCGGAGCCTGCCATGCGCGAATCGGACCTTCTTGCGTTTCAGATCGCCATCGAATTGGGCAGCCCTGGGGCAGTGATGCCGGGGTACAACCTGATCAATGGCGACTACGCGTCGGAAAATGATTTTCTTCTCAATCACGTACTGAAGGGGCAGTGGCGTTACCCAGGCTGGGTCATGTCCGACTGGGGCGCGACCCATTCCACGGTCAAGGCGGCGCTGGCCGGACTCGACGTGCAATCGGGCGCCAACCTGGACGACCAGCAATACTTCGGTCAGGCCCTGCGCGACGCGGTCAAGGACGGCCGGGTGCCGCAATCGCGCATCGACGACATGGTCACCCGGATCCTCACCAGCCTGCTGGCAGTGGGTATTCTTGACCAGGACGCGACTGAGTCTAAGCCCCAGCCGATCGATTTCAGCGCTCACAAGCTGATCGCGCAACGTCAGGCCGAAGAAGGCATCGTGTTACTGAAGAACGATGCCGGACGCTTGCCGATCCTGCAGAAGCGCAAACGGATACTGGTCATCGGCGAGCACGCTGACCATGGCGTACTGTGTGGCGGCGGATCTTCGGCCGTCACGCCGCTGGGCAGCCTGAAGAAGGAAGGCACTACGATCATGGGCGTTGGTGTGGACAAGGTCTATCAACCTGCGCCCTTGGTCACAGCCATTGCCGAGGAGAGTTCAGCCCAAGAGGTGAGCTTCATCGACGGCAGCGACATCGATCTAGCGGCGTTCGAAGCCGGGCGCAGCGACGTGGTGATCGTGTTTGCTCAGGAGTGGCGTTCCGAAGGCCTTGATGCCGTAGGCCTTGGGCTGCCAGGCAATCAGGACGCACTGATAAGCGCGGTCGCGGCGGCCAACAGCGTAACCGTTGTGGCCATACAGTCAGGCGGTCCAGTCCTGATGCCCTGGAAGGATGAGGTGGGTGCGATCCTGGCGGTCTGGTACCCAGGTTCCGGCGCCGCTGCAGCGATCGCCGGCGTGCTGTTCGGCAGGGTCAATCCATCCGGCCATTTGCCGCTGACGTTCCCGGCCAGCGAAGCGCAATTGCCCAGACCCGAGCAGATAGACCCCGAAACCACCACGTCCAATCCCGGCATGCCGCGCAAAGGCGGCATTATCCCAATTGACTACGACATCGAGGGCTCAGACGTCGGCTATCGCTGGTTCGAGCGCGAGCAGCTCAAGCCATTGTTCCCATTCGGCTTTGGCCTGTCCTACACACAGTATGAGATTTCCAGTCTGAACGTCGCGTACGGTGACCAGATCAAGGCCTCGGTGCAGGTCATGAACAGCGGCAAACGGGCGGGCAAGTTGGTCGTGCAGTGCTACGTGGCCAAATTGGGCGATAGCGGTTTCGTCCGCAGGTTGGCGGGCTTCGTGAAAGTCGACTTGGAGGCCGGGCAGCACAGTATCGTCGAGCTGGAGTTGGAGCCTCAAGTGTTTGCGCGCTATGAGGAAGGGCCTGCAGAGGGTTGCTTCAAAATAGGCAAGGGTACTTATCGGGTATGGGCTGCACAGCATGCCGAGGCTGAGGATTCGTACACCGATGTTGTTGTACAACAGGATCGGTTGATCGCGCCGTGA
- a CDS encoding HlyD family secretion protein, translating into MSKDSPSESSPSESSDDTWKPAKPSLIQLGAIALVALLAVTLVLYIWRFFPFSDDGPYTDNAYVRGYVTTLAPEVSGHLTNVLVKDYETVHEGQLLAQIDPASYAASVEQAVADLDAAKSDLANNAQSQASAVATLSARQAALGTANAELLRAQGDYARSEALVKEGGVSIQERDTALAALRSAKGALAEAQANIKVARADVRTQEVAAQGLNAKVQQAKAALDSARIQLSRTRIVAPADGQLGRVESHVGRYVGAGTALFSLVETDRWVIADYKEAQTHGITLGQTAHFEVDALPGTTFTGIVERMAPATGLEFSAMTADNGTGNFVKVPQRLGVRIAIDRDQPLFERLRPGMSVEMRVDTDGGE; encoded by the coding sequence GTGAGCAAGGACTCTCCTTCCGAGTCGTCACCGTCCGAGTCGTCTGACGATACCTGGAAGCCTGCCAAGCCCAGCCTGATCCAGCTCGGTGCAATTGCCCTGGTTGCGTTGCTGGCGGTGACGTTGGTGCTTTACATATGGCGTTTCTTTCCCTTCAGCGATGACGGTCCCTATACCGATAACGCTTACGTGCGTGGCTATGTCACGACTCTCGCACCGGAGGTCTCAGGGCACCTCACCAACGTGCTGGTCAAGGACTATGAAACCGTCCACGAAGGCCAGCTGCTGGCGCAGATCGACCCCGCCAGTTACGCCGCCAGTGTCGAGCAGGCGGTCGCCGACCTCGACGCCGCCAAGAGCGACCTGGCCAATAACGCTCAGTCTCAAGCGTCCGCCGTGGCGACCTTGAGTGCACGCCAGGCGGCACTCGGCACCGCCAATGCAGAATTGCTTCGCGCCCAAGGGGATTACGCCCGCAGCGAAGCGCTGGTCAAGGAAGGTGGGGTGTCCATCCAGGAAAGGGACACCGCGCTGGCGGCGTTGCGCAGTGCCAAAGGCGCGCTCGCCGAAGCGCAGGCCAATATCAAGGTGGCGCGCGCCGACGTGCGTACCCAAGAGGTGGCGGCACAGGGGTTGAATGCCAAAGTGCAGCAGGCCAAAGCGGCGCTGGACTCGGCCCGGATACAGCTCTCCAGGACACGAATCGTGGCGCCGGCTGACGGTCAGCTCGGCCGTGTCGAATCCCATGTCGGCCGCTACGTCGGCGCCGGTACTGCACTGTTCAGCCTGGTCGAAACGGACCGCTGGGTAATTGCCGATTACAAGGAAGCGCAGACCCATGGCATCACCCTCGGCCAGACCGCGCACTTCGAGGTCGATGCCCTTCCCGGCACGACGTTCACCGGCATCGTTGAGCGGATGGCCCCGGCTACCGGCCTGGAATTCTCGGCAATGACTGCCGACAACGGCACCGGTAACTTCGTCAAGGTGCCCCAGCGCTTGGGCGTACGCATTGCCATCGACCGTGATCAGCCGCTGTTCGAGCGTTTGCGTCCGGGGATGTCGGTGGAGATGCGGGTGGATACGGACGGTGGCGAGTGA